A window of Kineococcus sp. NBC_00420 genomic DNA:
GCGGCCGGATCGCCCGGGATCGCCGTCGGGCAGTTCGAGGAGTTCGAGGCGAACGTCGGCCCGCTGCCCGACGCCGGCACGCAGGTCGTGCTGCCCACCGTCCAGACCTACGCCGACGGTGAGGTGTCGAACTGGACCGAGGTGGCCGCCGCGGGCGCGGCCGAACCCGAGAACCCCGCGCCCGGGTTCACCACCACCGCGGCCACCGACGACGAGCACGGCGGCGCGAGCACCGCGCACGAGGCGGCGGGCAACGGTGCGACGACGTCGACCACCGGCGGGTCGGACCCGCTGGCCCGTGGCCTCGCGGGGGGCGGACTCGTCCTCGGCCTCGCCGCGCTCGTGATCGTCCTGCTGCGTCGCCAGCGGTCCTGAGCCCGGCCCGTCCCGGGAGGGACGGGACCTGAGCGCTCCACCCGTGATCGCGGGTGGTGCGACCGAGCCGGTCCACCACCCGCGGTCCGCGGCGCGACCCGGTGCCCGTCGGCGACCTGTGGGTCGAGCGTCGTCCGACCCTGCACTCCCTGGAACCGCAGCTCGCGCTCGCCGACCGCGACGACGGGAACGGTCTCGGCGACCTCCGCTACCCCGTCGAGCGACGCGGCACCACTCGACGCGTGACGAATGGGGACGCACAGTAGCTGTGTACACGGAGTGACGACACGTGCGCTTCGCCGTTCAGGGTTGGCCGCCGAGCGCCGATGGACAGGTAGTCGTCCGCCCCCGGACGGTGTTCACGGTGCGGTCCTCCGCACCGACGGCAGGAAGGCAAGGTGCGACGTGAGCCAACGCATCAAGGTGCTCACCGTGGACGACTCGGTCGTCGTCCGCCGACTGGTCACCGACGTGCTCGCGTCCGACCCGGCCATCGAGGTCGTGGGAACCGCCGCGAACGGCAAGATCGCGCTCGAGAAGATCGCCCAGCTGAAGCCCGACGTGGTCACCCTGGACATCGAGATGCCCGTCATGGACGGCCTCGAGACGATCAAGGAGATCCGCAAGATCGACCGGAGACTCCCGGTCATCATGTTCTCCACCCTCACCGAACGCGGGGCCACCGCCACGCTGGAGGCCCTCTCCTCCGGGGCGTCCGACTACGTGACGAAACCCGCGAACGTCGGCTCGGTCAGCGAGTCGATGGAGTCGGTCCGTCAGCAGCTCATCCCCAAGATCAAGGCGCTCGTCCCGCACCTCGGTCTGACCGCCGCGCCCGCCCCGGCGGCCCGGACGGCGACGTCCGCCCCGGCGGGCCACGCGAGCCCCTCGACGCCCGTCACGACCCGGGCCCGCAGCGGAGCCACCAAGGCTCCCCGCGCGCTCGTCATCGGGTCCTCCACCGGCGGCCCGGAGGCGCTCTCGGCCGTCCTGGCCAAGCTCCCCGCGAACCTCGGCGTGCCCGTGCTGGTGACCCAGCACATGCCCCCCGTGTTCACCCGCCTCTACGCGCAGCGACTGGACAAGGCCAGCGCGCTGCGCGTCGTCGAGGCCACCGACGGCGAGCCCGTCGTGGCCGGAACGGTCTACGTGGCCCCCGGGGACTTCCACATGGAGGTCGCCCGACGCGGTCCGCAGATGGTGATCAAGTTGCACCAGGGACCTGCCGAGAACTTCTGCAGACCCGCGGTGGACGTCATGGTCCGCTCGGCGGTCGCCGCGTTCGGTGGGGAACTCCTCGCCGTGATCCTCACCGGCATGGGCTCCGACGGGAAGCTCGGCTGCAAGGACGTGGCGGCGGCCGGCGGCCAGGTGCTGGCGCAGGACGAGGCCACCTCGGTGGTCTGGGGGATGCCCGGAGCCGTGGCCCGGGAGGGCATCGCGGACGAGGTGCTCCCCCTGTCCGGGATCGCCGACGCGATCCAGCGTCGACTCGGTTCCGCCGCCCGCACGACCGCAGCACCACCGGCCCCGCCCGCACGCCCCGCGGCCGGTGCCGGTTCCACCAGCACCTCCCGCTTCACCCCCAGCAGCACCGCACCGGCCCGACCGCCGGTGTCCCGACCCGCCGCCCCCGCGGCCCGTCCCTCTCAAGGCAGGTGGTGACATGGCCCTCACGACCACAGCCTTCGACTGGGTCTGCACGCTCGTGCGCAAGGAAAGTGCGATCGTCCTCGAAGCAGGCAAGGAGTACCTCGTCGAGTCCCGGCTCGTGCCTCTGGCACGTGCCGCGGGTGCGGCCGACGTCTCGGCCTACGTCGACGGCATCCGGTTGCGCCCCGACCGCCGCGCGCAGACCGCCATCGTCGAGGCTCTGACCACGAACGAGACGTCGTGGTTCCGCGACGGTGCGCCGTTCCAGGCGTTCTCGACCTCGGTGGTCCCGGCCCTCAAGCAGGCCCGCGCGGCGACGCGTTCGCTGCGCATCTGGTCGGCGGCCTCCTCCACCGGCCAGGAGGCCTACAGCCTGGCGATGGGGTTGCAGGACAGCCTGGTCGCCGAGGGCTGGCGCGCGGAGATCATCGGTACCGACCTCTCCAGCGAGGTGCTGGAGAAGGCCAAGGCGGGTCGGTACTCGCAGCTGGAGATGAACCGCGGACTGCCGGCGCCCCTGCTGGTGCGTCACTTCACGCGGGTCGGGACCCAGTGGCAGGTGAACGACAACCTGAAGAAGATGGTCCGGTTCCAGCAGCTGAACCTGACGAGTTCCTACGCCGCCCTCGGTCAGTTCGACGTGGTCTTCCTGCGGAACGTGCTCATCTACTTCGACCTCGCGACCAAGCGGGACATCCTCTCCAGGGTCCGCAAGTCGCTCAAACCCGGGGGATACATGTTCCTCGGTGGCGCAGAGACGACGCTCGGCGTCGACGACAACTGGGACCGGGAACTCATCGGACGGGTCTCGGTCCACCGTCCCAAGAACGGAGGTCAGGCATGAAGGCTCTTGTGGTGGATGACTCCCGCGCCATGCGGAAGATCATCGGAGGTGCCCTGCGCAAGCTGGGGTACGAAACGGTCGAAGCGGCCGACGGCGCCGAGGCGCTGAAGGTCCTCGAGGGCGGCCCGCTGCCCGACCTCGCGACGGTCGACTGGAACATGCCGGTGATGGACGGTCTCACGTTCGTCACCCAGGTCCGCGCGAACCGCGACTACCGCTCGTTGACGTTGATGATGGTGACCACCGAGGCCGAGCACGGGCAGATCGTCCGCGCCCTCGCCGCCGGTGCGCACGAGTACCTCATCAAACCCTTCACCGTCGACGCGCTGGAGGAGAAGCTGGCCCTGCTCGGGCTGCTGCCGGAGGTGAGCCAGGCGTGACCGAAACCATCGAGAACGTCAACGAAGAGTCCATGGACTACGTCGAGGACGAAGCCCTGGAGCAGATCGTCGACCAGATGTGGGCGTCGTACTTCGCCCACACCGACTACCTGCTGCCCTCGTTCGACCAGCACGACATCGAGGGTGACATCTTCTGCGCCTCGGTGACGATCTCCGGCGGGCGTCCGGGCATCGTCACGGTCAGCGTGGAGAAGGCGGGCGCGGTGCCGTTGTCGGCCGCGCTGCTGCAGGAGGACGACGAACTGGCCGACGAGGACGTCTACGACTCCCTCGGCGAGCTGGCGAACATCGTCGGCGGCAACATCAAGGCGCTCGTCCCCGACGCCGGTCCGCTGGGTCTGCCCGTCGTGTCGACGGCCAAGCCCCTGCACGGTTCCTCCGGTCGCCTCGCGGCGCGCCTGGACGGGAACTGGCAGGGTCACTGGCTGACGTTCGAGGTGTGGCTCGCCGGCCCCGGCGAACAGTCCCAGTCTCAGGAAGGGTGATCCCGTGAAGGCCCTGGTTGTCGACGACAGTCGCGTCATGCGACAGATCGTCATCCGCACGCTGCGGCAGGCGGGCTACGACTGGGTCGAGGTCGTCCAGGCCGAGAACGGCAAGGAGGGGTTCGACCAGGTTCGCAAGGAGAACCCCGACATCGTCCTCTCGGACTGGAACATGCCCGAGGCGTCCGGTTACGAGATGCTGCAGAACCTGCGTGGTTCCGGGATCGACGTGCCGTTCGGCTTCGTGACCTCGGAGGGTTCGGAGGAGATGCGGGAGAAGGCGGCCGCCGCCGGTGCCCTGTTCCTCATCGCCAAACCCTTCACCCCGGAAGCCTTCGCGGCCGCCCTGGCGCCCGTGCTGGGGGGCGACGGTGGTTCCGCCGCCGAGGCCTCGATCGTGCAGGGTGAGGTGAAGTTCGAGGTCAACCCGTTGCCCTCGAACCTCGCGATCCGCAACCTGCTCTCGGACCTGCTCAACCGTGACGTCGAGCTCTCCGACGGCCGGCCCCTGCCGGTCGGCGGGAAGCCCGGCTCGCTCGTCGGTCTGTACGTCGACGACCACCTGAAGTCCAAGGCCGTCGTCGTGTTCGACTTCGCCCTCGCCGCGCACGCCGGGGCGTCGATCGGTCTGCTGCCCCCCGGGGCCAGCGAGGCTGCGATCGAGGACAAGGAACTGCCGGACAACCTCGCGGTGAACTCCCGCGAGGTGCTCAACATCATGGCGTCGCTGTTCAACGTCGAAGGTGCCGCGCACCTGAAGCTGTACGCGTCCTACGTGCCCGGCGAGGTCCTGCGCCCCGACGTGGCCGACTGGGCCACGCGGACCGGCAGCCGCCTCGACCTCGTGGTCGAGGTGGCGCGCTACGGCAAGGGCGGGCTCAGCATCGTCACGTTCTGAGCTTCGCCGCACCAACTTCTGGGGGTCTTTCCACCCTTCCCGACCTCGGGAAGGGTGGGAAGATCCCCAGAAGTCGTTGTGCGGGGGTCAGAGGAGGACGATGCCCGTGGTGTCGTCCGGCCCGACGTCCCAGGTGGGGTTCGGGGTGGGCCGTCCCAGCAGGTACCCCTGGCCGCAGTCGACCCCGAGGTCGCGCAGCGCGGCGAGTTCGCCGGCGCGTTCGACGCCCTCGGCGACCATCGTCGAACCCAGCTCCGAGGCGAAACCCACGAGCGCGCGGGCGACGGCGCGGCGCGCGGGATCGGCGTCGATGCCGCGGACGAAGGCGATGTCGAGCTTCACGATGTCGGGGGTCAGGTGCAGGACGTGCTGCAGGCTCGCGAACCCCGACCCGGCGTCGTCGACGGCGATGCGGACCCCGTGCGAGCGCAAGGACGTCGTCGCGTCGTTGAGGGCGTCGTAGTCGGCGACGGGGTCGTGCTCGGTGATCTCGACGACGAGACGATCGGGCCGGTCGGAGAGCAGCAGGTCGTGGGTCCGCTCGTCCAGCAGCGCCTCCGCGGAGGCGTTGACGCTGAGGTAGGTGCCCCACGGCATCGCGTGCAGCAGCGGCAGCGCCGAGGCGATCGCGGCCTGTTCCAGCCGCACCCCGATGCCCGACGAGCGCGCGTCCGTGAAGACCTGCTCGGGTCGGCGGGCCGCCCCCTCGGAACTGGTGAACCGGCTCAGGGCCTCGGCGCCCACGACCGTCCCGGTACGCAGGTCGACGATCGGCTGGACGACGGTCTGGCGGCCCTGGCCGGCCAGCAGGGCGTCGAGGGAGGCCATCCGGTCGTCGTGCGCGACCCGGCGTCGCTCGCGGTGGTGCAGCACGCCGGCGACGAGCGCGGCCACCACGTGCAGGGCCTCGAGCTGGCGCGAGCCCAGCGCCTGCACGGGCTCGTGGTCGACCCCGACGATGCGCCCGTCGGGTTCGCCGTCGGGCCGCACGACGTCGACGGCGAGGACGCAGCTGTCGAGGTCGGTGTCGGCGAGCAGGCGGACCGTGGCGTGCGGGTCCAGGGTGGACGCCGTCTGCTCGACGTGGTTCCGCTCGGTGTCGGTGACCCGGGTCAGCGCGGCCGCGGGCGTCCCGAAGATGTCCCGGGCGAGTTCCAGGAGTTGGGCGACGGCGTCGGCGTCGTCGTCCCGCACGTGCCCCTGCACCTGTCGACCTCCCGCGGACGTGCGTGTGGGCAGTCGGCACCGCGGTCCCGTCGGGGACGCACCGCGCGGGGACGGTACGGCCTCACCGTGACACTGCCGACTCCTCGACCCTCCCAGATGAGCGGGGTCGAGGCAATCACGGGTCGGCCCCGGTCACCACCCGGGGTTCGCCCGGTGCTGCCGCGCCGGCGAACCGCAGGTCGGAGGGGGTCCGCGGACGCACCCGGCGCGGTAGCTTCGGGGAACCGGTCCACTCCCTGGAGGTTCCCGTGGCATCCCGTCTGACCCCGTACGTCACCTTCCCCGGCACGGCCCGCGAGGCGCTGACGTTCTACCGCTCCGTGCTCGGCGGCGAGCTGACCACCACGACGTTCGGCGAGTTCGGCGGCGGTGAGGGCGTCGACCCCGAGGGCGTCATGCACGGCATGGTCGACGGCCCCGCCGGGTTCGCGCTGATGGCGTCCGACGCGCCCCCGGGGAGGCCCGTCGAGGTGGGGAACAACGTCACGATCAGCCTGTTCGGTGACGACGTCGAGGAGCTGCGCGGCTTCTTCGCCGGCCTCGCCGAGGGCGGGACCGTCACGACCCCGCTGGAGGAGCAGGTGTGGGGCGACGAGTACGGCTCCTTCACCGACCGGTTCGGGATCAACTGGCTCGTCAACATCACCCTCCCCACCGACTGACCCGTGATCTTGCGGGAATCCCCGCGAGATCACGGAGCGGAGAGGGTCAGCGGCGGCCGGTGGGACCGAAGCGGCGCATCCGGACGACGGCGAGCATCGCCTCGCCGATGATCTCCTTCGACATCTTCGACGTCCCGTGGGTGCGCTCGGTGAAGAGGATCGGCACCTCGCGCACCGTCGCGCCCTGCTGGAGCGCGGCGAGGGTCGTCTGGATCTGGAAGGCGTAGCCCGCCGCGGTGAGCTGCGAGAGGTCCAGCCCGCGCAGGAAGTCGGCGCGCCAGGCCTTGAAGCCGCCGGTGAGGTCGGCGACGGGTGCGCTCAGCAGCACCCGCGCGTAGACGTTCGCCCCGCGCGACAACGCCTTCCGGTACCAGGGCCACGCGTCGTCCAGCGCACCGCCGGGGACGTAGCGCGCGCCCAGGACGAGGTCGGCCCCGCCGGCGATCTCGGCGAGCATCCGGGGCAGGGTGTCGACGGGGTGGGAGCCGTCGGCGTCCATCTGCACGACGACGTCGTGGTCGCCGGTGGCGAGGGCGTGCGCGAACCCGGCGCGGTAGGCGGCACCGAGGCCGTCCTTCGTGGTGCGGGTCAGCAACCGCACCCTGCCCTCCGGGTGCCGGGCCGCGATCCGTTCCACGAGCGCGCCGGTGCCGTCGGGGGAGGAGTCGTCGACGACCAGGACGTCCGGGGCGATCGGGCAGGCGAGCACTCGCTCGATCATCCCGGTGATGTTGTCGGCCTCGTCGTAGGTGGGCAGGACGACGACGCAGCGCAGGGCTTCGGCCAACGTGGACTCACTCGTGATCGGGGACGGACGGGCGCCCGACGCTACCCCAGTCCGCCCCGCGCACCGGCCGCTCACCCACCTGTGACTCCCCGTGCTGCGCCGGACGCGGAGTGCGAGGAGGATCCGTGAGTGGCCAACGGAGCGCGACGCGAGAGTCCCGCCGACGCGCCCGTCGCGACGGTGTCCGGGCCGCCTGTCGTCGACTTCACCTCGGCCGCCACCGCGACCCTCGAGCACCTGCACCGCCACGTCGGGATGGACACCTGGGCGATCGCCCGTCGCGACGGGGACGACTACGTGGTCCTCTCCGCGCTGGACGGGGGCGAGGTCGGTCTGGCCGACGGCAGCGTCCTGGCCTGGGCCGACACCTTCTGCGCCTCCAGCGTGGCCGGCGACGCGCCCCGGTTCAGCAACCGGGTCGACGAGGTCGCGGCCTGGGCCCACGCCCGCGAGGCGACCGGTTTCCCCTGGATCAGCTACCTCTCCGTCCCGCTCCGCGCCCCCGACGGCAGGGTGCTCGGCAGCCTCTGCGCCGGGGCCCGCGAGACCCAGCCCGACCCGGGGCTGCTGCTGGGCGAGGTGGAGCTCGCCGCGAGCCTGCTGGGCACCCTGCTGGCCTACGAGGTGCGGCTGCAGGCCGAGGCCCGGCGCGCGGAGCACGCCGAGGCCACCGCGGACCACGACGCCCTGACCGGCCTCGGCAACCGCCGGGCCTGGGACGCGGCGCTGGCCCTCGAGGAGGCCCGGGCCCGGCGGCTCGGCACCACCGCCTCCGTCCTGGTCCTCGACCTCGACGCGCTCAAGGAGACCAACGACACCCAGGGTCACGAGGCCGGTGACGAACTGCTGGTGCGCACCGCGCGGGCGCTGCGTGACCTGCTGCGTCCGGAGGACCTGGTGGTGCGCCTGGGCGGGGACGAGTTCGCGGCCCTGCTCCCCGACGTCGACGCGGGGGCCGTGGCCGACCTGGTCGCCCGGCTGCGGGCCGGTCTGCGCGTCGACCAGGTCCGGGCCTCCCTGGGGGTGGCGACCCGTCGAGCGGCCGAGGGTCTGCACACCGCCTGGCACGCAGCCGATTCCGCCATGTACGCGGACAAGGCCGCCCGGGCCGGGACGGCTGAACTGGCGACGGGGTCCGCCGCCCTCGACCTGACCTCCCCCGGGCCGGGACGCGTGGTGGGCGGCGCGGCGACCGGGCCGCACGCCCCGACCGTGCCCGAACGCATCGAGCACCTGCTGGACGCCGTCCGCCGGCAGCTGGGGATGGACGCGGCGGTGCTCGTCCACCTCGAGGGCGACGCCTGGCGGCTGCAGTACACCGCCACCGGACCGGGAGTGCGCGACCCGCGAGGTTTCGCCTGCCCCCGCGAGGAGTCCTACTGCCAGCGGCTGCTGGACGGGCACCTGGACTCCGTGATCCCCGACGCCCGGGCCCATCCCGCGACCGCGTCGCTGGGGCTGACCGAGGCCCTGGACATCGGGGCCTACCTGGCGGCCCCGGTCCACCTCCGGGACGGGTCGCTGTACGGAACCCTCTGCGCGATCTCGAGCCGGCCCCAACCCGACCTGCGTCAGCGCGACGCCGGGGTCCTCGAGGTGCTCGCGGAAGCCATGAGCGACCTGCTCACCCAGGAGGAGGCGCGCAACGGGCGACGTCGCCGGGTGCTGGCCCGCCTTGACCAGCTGCACCGCGACGGCGGCCCGCGACCCGTGTTCCAGCCCGTCGTCGACCTGCGGACCCTGCGCCCCGTCGGGGTCGAGGCGCTGAGCCGGTTCCCCGAGGGGGAACCCGCGGCCTGGTTCGGGCAGGCGGCCGACGTCGGTGCCGGTGTGCAGCTGGAACTGGCGGCGCTGACGGCCGCGCTGCGCGAGGCGCCGGAGGCGGGTTTCCTCGCCCTCAACGTGAGTCCCGAGGTGGCGTCGTCGCCGGCCCTCGCGCGGCTGCTGCAGGGACGACGTCTCGACGCGATCGTCCTGGAGATCACCGAGCACGAGCAGGTGGAGGACTACGCCACGCTGCTGCGCCACCTCGACCCGCTGCGGCGCGACGGGGTCCGCATCGCCGTCGACGACGCCGGTGCCGGCTTCGCCAGCATGCGCCACGTCCTGGCCCTGGACCCGGAGTTCGTGAAGCTCGACAT
This region includes:
- a CDS encoding YcnI family copper-binding membrane protein; the protein is MKSSTLPTRALAVSVTACAAVLLGASSASAHVHATPDTTAADGYSVVTFRVPNESDTAATTSVAVSLPTDHPFSYVAVRPLPGWTAVVTEGALPAPVEHDGTTVTKAALKITWTAAAGSPGIAVGQFEEFEANVGPLPDAGTQVVLPTVQTYADGEVSNWTEVAAAGAAEPENPAPGFTTTAATDDEHGGASTAHEAAGNGATTSTTGGSDPLARGLAGGGLVLGLAALVIVLLRRQRS
- a CDS encoding protein-glutamate methylesterase/protein-glutamine glutaminase, which translates into the protein MSQRIKVLTVDDSVVVRRLVTDVLASDPAIEVVGTAANGKIALEKIAQLKPDVVTLDIEMPVMDGLETIKEIRKIDRRLPVIMFSTLTERGATATLEALSSGASDYVTKPANVGSVSESMESVRQQLIPKIKALVPHLGLTAAPAPAARTATSAPAGHASPSTPVTTRARSGATKAPRALVIGSSTGGPEALSAVLAKLPANLGVPVLVTQHMPPVFTRLYAQRLDKASALRVVEATDGEPVVAGTVYVAPGDFHMEVARRGPQMVIKLHQGPAENFCRPAVDVMVRSAVAAFGGELLAVILTGMGSDGKLGCKDVAAAGGQVLAQDEATSVVWGMPGAVAREGIADEVLPLSGIADAIQRRLGSAARTTAAPPAPPARPAAGAGSTSTSRFTPSSTAPARPPVSRPAAPAARPSQGRW
- a CDS encoding CheR family methyltransferase, translating into MALTTTAFDWVCTLVRKESAIVLEAGKEYLVESRLVPLARAAGAADVSAYVDGIRLRPDRRAQTAIVEALTTNETSWFRDGAPFQAFSTSVVPALKQARAATRSLRIWSAASSTGQEAYSLAMGLQDSLVAEGWRAEIIGTDLSSEVLEKAKAGRYSQLEMNRGLPAPLLVRHFTRVGTQWQVNDNLKKMVRFQQLNLTSSYAALGQFDVVFLRNVLIYFDLATKRDILSRVRKSLKPGGYMFLGGAETTLGVDDNWDRELIGRVSVHRPKNGGQA
- a CDS encoding response regulator — its product is MKALVVDDSRAMRKIIGGALRKLGYETVEAADGAEALKVLEGGPLPDLATVDWNMPVMDGLTFVTQVRANRDYRSLTLMMVTTEAEHGQIVRALAAGAHEYLIKPFTVDALEEKLALLGLLPEVSQA
- a CDS encoding chemotaxis protein CheX, with the protein product MTETIENVNEESMDYVEDEALEQIVDQMWASYFAHTDYLLPSFDQHDIEGDIFCASVTISGGRPGIVTVSVEKAGAVPLSAALLQEDDELADEDVYDSLGELANIVGGNIKALVPDAGPLGLPVVSTAKPLHGSSGRLAARLDGNWQGHWLTFEVWLAGPGEQSQSQEG
- a CDS encoding response regulator → MKALVVDDSRVMRQIVIRTLRQAGYDWVEVVQAENGKEGFDQVRKENPDIVLSDWNMPEASGYEMLQNLRGSGIDVPFGFVTSEGSEEMREKAAAAGALFLIAKPFTPEAFAAALAPVLGGDGGSAAEASIVQGEVKFEVNPLPSNLAIRNLLSDLLNRDVELSDGRPLPVGGKPGSLVGLYVDDHLKSKAVVVFDFALAAHAGASIGLLPPGASEAAIEDKELPDNLAVNSREVLNIMASLFNVEGAAHLKLYASYVPGEVLRPDVADWATRTGSRLDLVVEVARYGKGGLSIVTF
- a CDS encoding EAL domain-containing protein, with product MRDDDADAVAQLLELARDIFGTPAAALTRVTDTERNHVEQTASTLDPHATVRLLADTDLDSCVLAVDVVRPDGEPDGRIVGVDHEPVQALGSRQLEALHVVAALVAGVLHHRERRRVAHDDRMASLDALLAGQGRQTVVQPIVDLRTGTVVGAEALSRFTSSEGAARRPEQVFTDARSSGIGVRLEQAAIASALPLLHAMPWGTYLSVNASAEALLDERTHDLLLSDRPDRLVVEITEHDPVADYDALNDATTSLRSHGVRIAVDDAGSGFASLQHVLHLTPDIVKLDIAFVRGIDADPARRAVARALVGFASELGSTMVAEGVERAGELAALRDLGVDCGQGYLLGRPTPNPTWDVGPDDTTGIVLL
- a CDS encoding VOC family protein, yielding MASRLTPYVTFPGTAREALTFYRSVLGGELTTTTFGEFGGGEGVDPEGVMHGMVDGPAGFALMASDAPPGRPVEVGNNVTISLFGDDVEELRGFFAGLAEGGTVTTPLEEQVWGDEYGSFTDRFGINWLVNITLPTD
- a CDS encoding polyprenol monophosphomannose synthase — encoded protein: MAEALRCVVVLPTYDEADNITGMIERVLACPIAPDVLVVDDSSPDGTGALVERIAARHPEGRVRLLTRTTKDGLGAAYRAGFAHALATGDHDVVVQMDADGSHPVDTLPRMLAEIAGGADLVLGARYVPGGALDDAWPWYRKALSRGANVYARVLLSAPVADLTGGFKAWRADFLRGLDLSQLTAAGYAFQIQTTLAALQQGATVREVPILFTERTHGTSKMSKEIIGEAMLAVVRMRRFGPTGRR
- a CDS encoding EAL domain-containing protein translates to MANGARRESPADAPVATVSGPPVVDFTSAATATLEHLHRHVGMDTWAIARRDGDDYVVLSALDGGEVGLADGSVLAWADTFCASSVAGDAPRFSNRVDEVAAWAHAREATGFPWISYLSVPLRAPDGRVLGSLCAGARETQPDPGLLLGEVELAASLLGTLLAYEVRLQAEARRAEHAEATADHDALTGLGNRRAWDAALALEEARARRLGTTASVLVLDLDALKETNDTQGHEAGDELLVRTARALRDLLRPEDLVVRLGGDEFAALLPDVDAGAVADLVARLRAGLRVDQVRASLGVATRRAAEGLHTAWHAADSAMYADKAARAGTAELATGSAALDLTSPGPGRVVGGAATGPHAPTVPERIEHLLDAVRRQLGMDAAVLVHLEGDAWRLQYTATGPGVRDPRGFACPREESYCQRLLDGHLDSVIPDARAHPATASLGLTEALDIGAYLAAPVHLRDGSLYGTLCAISSRPQPDLRQRDAGVLEVLAEAMSDLLTQEEARNGRRRRVLARLDQLHRDGGPRPVFQPVVDLRTLRPVGVEALSRFPEGEPAAWFGQAADVGAGVQLELAALTAALREAPEAGFLALNVSPEVASSPALARLLQGRRLDAIVLEITEHEQVEDYATLLRHLDPLRRDGVRIAVDDAGAGFASMRHVLALDPEFVKLDMSLVQGIDRDGTRQALTASLATFAQRTGATLIAEGIETQAELDCVLGLGVLHGQGFHLGRPRAAGGG